The genomic DNA GAAAACCCTGAAGAAGCTGCTAAAGTATGGATGAAAAATGATTTATCTATGCCAGTCGATTTGAAAAAAGATACTTTATTTACTGAAGCACTTATTCAAGTTGAAAATAATCGTTTCTTTTGGTATCAGCGCATCCATCACATTGTGATGGATGGCTATGGATTTTCACTTCTTAGCCAAAAGGTAGCGAATGAGTATACATCACTTATTGAAGAAACAAACAAGAATGAAAAGCCATTTGGTTCTCTTGCAAAAGTTGTGCAAGAAGATATTGCGTATCGTGAATCTAAACAATTTCAGGAAGATCGTGCTTTTTGGTTAGAGAAGTTTGCAGATGAACCGGATGTCATAAGTTTAGCAGAACGAGCACCGAGAACAACAAATGGATTTTTACGAGAAACAGCTTATTTATCTAGTTCTAGTACGAAAACTTTATTAGAAGATATCAATATTTCGTTAACAAGTTGGCCGGAATTCATTGTCGCTGTAACAAGTATTTATATGCATAAGTTAACAGGTGCAAATGATATTGTTTTAGGTTTACCGATGATGGGACGTCTAGGTTCTGTATCTATTCATACACCAAGTATGGTAATGAATTTAGTACCACTGCGCCTCACTGTAACTCCAAATATAACTCTTGCGGAATTATTACAGCAAGTTTCTAAAGAAATCCGAGATGTACGTCGCCATCATAAATACCGTCATGAGGAATTAAGAAGAGACTTAAAGTTACTAGGTGAAAATCAAAGGTTGTTTGGACCGTTAGTGAATGTTATGCCTTTTGATTACGGGCTTAATTTTGCTGGAAATCGTGGTATTACGCATAACTTATCAGCAGGACCTGTAGATGATTTATCGATAAATGTATATAAACGTTTTGATCAAAATGAGCTAATGATTCATTTTGATGCGAATCCCGAAGTATATAATGACGCGGAGCTAGCAGTGCATAAAGAAAGATTTATGAATCTATTTGAATTAGTAATAAATAATTATGAGAAAAACGAGTCGATTGGAAAAATAAACATTACTCTGCCTGAAGAAAATCATAAAGTTTTATTGGAATGGAATGAAACGAAGGAAGACGATGAGTTAATCAGTCTACCTATATCATTTGAAAAACAAGTGCAAAAAAATCCAAATAAACTAGCGATTACTTGTGACGGTGTAAACCTTACGTATAAAGAGCTAAATGAACGAGCGAATGAACTAGCACATTATTTAGTAGAAGAAGGAATACGACCAAACCAGTTTGTAGCTTTAGTGTTCCCTAGATCAATAGAAATGGTAGTTAGTATGCTAGCAGTCTTAAAGGCTGGTGCAGCATATTTACCAATAGATCCAGAATACCCAGCAGAAAGAGTTAATTATATAGTAAATGATGCAAAACCAGTTTGTATCATAACACATTCATCTGTTTCATCTAAGTTAGTTATAGAAAATGATATGAAAAAAATTGTATTAGATGAAGAAGAAACGAAACTAGCGTTACATACATATTCTCGCATGAATATAGCATGTAAGAATGATGTATCACTTTTAAACCCAGCCTATACAATATATACTTCAGGCTCAACAGGAAACCCAAAAGGTGTAATTGTTTCTATGAGAGGTTTAAGTAACTTTTTAATGGCTATGCAACAAAATTTTTCATTAAATGAAAATGATCATTTATTAGCAGTTACAACGTTTGCGTTTGATATTTCTGCTCTAGAAATTTATTTACCTCTTATTAGTGGTGCAAGTTTAACAATTGCGCAAAAAGAAGACATACAAGAGCCTTCTGCATTAACGACACTTTTACAAGAAGAAAGAGTGACCATTATGCAGGCTACACCGACGCTTTGGCAGGCGTTAGTAACTGATTATCCAGAAAAGCTACAAGGGCTAAGCATACTTGTTGGTGGTGAAGCTCTTCCAGCGCATTTAGCAAATAAATTAAAAGAATTAGGTTGCTCAATAACTAATTTATATGGACCAACTGAAGCGACGATTTGGTCTACTTTTATGAACATTGATGAAGGTGAAAAGGGTATACCTCCTATTGGAAAGCCAATTTGCAATACAGAAGTGTATGTATTGGATGCAGGGTTACAACCAGTTCCACCTGGAGTTATTGGTGAACTATATATTGCAGGGGAAGGACTTGCAAGCGGATATTTAGGAAAACCTGAGTTAACAGCTGAACGGTTTGTTGCAAATCCTTATGGAGAATCAGGGAAGCGCATGTACCGTACAGGAGATCTTGTGAAATGGCGTAATGATGGTGCGTTAGAGTACATTAGTCGCGCAGATCATCAAATTAAAATCCGTGGATTCCGAATTGAATTAGCTGAAATTGAAACGGTATTACAACGACATGAAAGTATTCAACAAGCGGTAGTAATGGTACGAGAAGATCGCCCAAATGATAAACGCATCATTGCGTATATCGTTGCAGAAGAGGAACCGATTAATCTTTCAGAAATTCGTTCTTATGTTTCAAAAAGTTTAGCGAATTATATGATACCATCGGCATTTGTTGTGCTAGAAGAATTACCATTAACGCCAAATGGTAAGGTTGACAGAAAGAAATTACCTGCTCCTGATTTTAATGGAATGAACAATGAGAGGGTTGCTAGAAATCCGAAAGAAGAAATATTATGTGATTTATTTGCAGAAGTACTTGGTGTTTCTCGAATTAGCATTGATGATAATTTCTTTGAAATGGGTGGACATTCACTTCTCGCATCTCGTTTAATGGCAAGAATTCGTGAAACGTTAAGTGTGGAATTAGGAATCGGGAAACTATTTGAATCACCAACTGTTGCCGAACTGGCGAAACAATTAGACTATGCAAAAAGCGCAAGACCAGCTATTCAGAAAGCAAGTAGGCCAAATGAAGTTCCACTTTCATTTGCACAGCGCAGGTTATGGTTCTTAAATTGTTTAGAAGGTCCAAGTCCTACTTATAATATTCCGCTAGTCATTCGTATGAATGGAATATTGAATCGAGAAGCATTACAAGGTGCTTTTTATGATGTAGTTGAGAAACATGAAACACTTAGAACAATTTTCCCTAACGTATTAGGTAGTTCCTATCAAAAAATTTTAGATATGGAAAACTTAAATCTAGAAATGGTTATAACTAATACATGTAAAGATGAATTAGAAAGTGTACTTTCAGAGGCGGTAAGATATAGTTTTAACCTCGATTTTGAGCCGGCAGTTCGTTTGCAACTTTTTACAGTGAGTGAAAACGAACATGTATTATTAATTCTATTACATCATATTGTAGGTGATGGCTGGTCATTACAGCCGTTAACGAGAGATTTTACAGGAGCGTATAAAGCACGATGTCAAGGTGACAGAGTTCAGCTGGAGACACTTCCAGTTCAATACGCAGATTATGCACTTTGGCAACAGCAATTGCTAGGTGATGAAACGACACCAGAGAGTCTTATTTCAACACAATTAGATTTTTGGAAAGAAGAACTTAAAGGTTTACCAGACCAAATGGAATTACCTACAGATTTCCAGCGTCCAATTGAGACAAGTTACCGTGGGGAAACAATTCATTTTCATATAGATGAAGGTATGCATAGTAGGTTAGTAGAGCTTGCACGTAAAAATGGAGTTAGTTTGTTTATGGTGCTACAAGCAGGGCTTAGTGCACTATTTACAAGATTAGGTG from Bacillus basilensis includes the following:
- a CDS encoding non-ribosomal peptide synthetase, with amino-acid sequence MPNSQKIRHSLSSAQSGMWFAQQLDPLNPIYNTGEYVEINGNIHQEIFELAVRKVVMEAEALHVRFEEDEIGPWQVIEESQFHMHFIDVRKEENPEEAAKVWMKNDLSMPVDLKKDTLFTEALIQVENNRFFWYQRIHHIVMDGYGFSLLSQKVANEYTSLIEETNKNEKPFGSLAKVVQEDIAYRESKQFQEDRAFWLEKFADEPDVISLAERAPRTTNGFLRETAYLSSSSTKTLLEDINISLTSWPEFIVAVTSIYMHKLTGANDIVLGLPMMGRLGSVSIHTPSMVMNLVPLRLTVTPNITLAELLQQVSKEIRDVRRHHKYRHEELRRDLKLLGENQRLFGPLVNVMPFDYGLNFAGNRGITHNLSAGPVDDLSINVYKRFDQNELMIHFDANPEVYNDAELAVHKERFMNLFELVINNYEKNESIGKINITLPEENHKVLLEWNETKEDDELISLPISFEKQVQKNPNKLAITCDGVNLTYKELNERANELAHYLVEEGIRPNQFVALVFPRSIEMVVSMLAVLKAGAAYLPIDPEYPAERVNYIVNDAKPVCIITHSSVSSKLVIENDMKKIVLDEEETKLALHTYSRMNIACKNDVSLLNPAYTIYTSGSTGNPKGVIVSMRGLSNFLMAMQQNFSLNENDHLLAVTTFAFDISALEIYLPLISGASLTIAQKEDIQEPSALTTLLQEERVTIMQATPTLWQALVTDYPEKLQGLSILVGGEALPAHLANKLKELGCSITNLYGPTEATIWSTFMNIDEGEKGIPPIGKPICNTEVYVLDAGLQPVPPGVIGELYIAGEGLASGYLGKPELTAERFVANPYGESGKRMYRTGDLVKWRNDGALEYISRADHQIKIRGFRIELAEIETVLQRHESIQQAVVMVREDRPNDKRIIAYIVAEEEPINLSEIRSYVSKSLANYMIPSAFVVLEELPLTPNGKVDRKKLPAPDFNGMNNERVARNPKEEILCDLFAEVLGVSRISIDDNFFEMGGHSLLASRLMARIRETLSVELGIGKLFESPTVAELAKQLDYAKSARPAIQKASRPNEVPLSFAQRRLWFLNCLEGPSPTYNIPLVIRMNGILNREALQGAFYDVVEKHETLRTIFPNVLGSSYQKILDMENLNLEMVITNTCKDELESVLSEAVRYSFNLDFEPAVRLQLFTVSENEHVLLILLHHIVGDGWSLQPLTRDFTGAYKARCQGDRVQLETLPVQYADYALWQQQLLGDETTPESLISTQLDFWKEELKGLPDQMELPTDFQRPIETSYRGETIHFHIDEGMHSRLVELARKNGVSLFMVLQAGLSALFTRLGAGTDIPIGSPIAGRNDDVLSDIVGLFVNTLVLRTNTSGDPSFKELLNRVKQVNLAAYENQDVPFERLVEVLNPVRTRNSHPLFQVMLAFQNTPEATFNVPDLEASLEIQSVGSAKFDLTFEISESNGGDGTPNGLHGLLEFSTDLYKRETVQKLIERFILLLDDAATNPDQSIGRLEILTLAEKNTVLEKWNGGFQIAPEMILPQLFEKQAHINPNSIAVVFEDKKLTYEELNKKANRIARLLIAKGIGPDQLAALAMPRSLNMVVSLLAVLKAGAGYLPLDPDYPSDRISFMLHDAKPSCVLTNSNVEIECDEELKILVDDVKVIEEIEKYSEDNIDEMERVKPLTPSHIAYVIYTSGSTGRPKGVMIPHQNVVRLLGATDHWFQFDADDVWTMFHSYAFDFSVWEIWGPLLYGGRLVVVPHTVSRSPKEFLQLLVKEKVTVLNQTPSAFYQLMQADRENEEIGQKLSLRYVVFGGEALELSRLEDWYSRHSHNAPKLINMYGITETTVHVSYIELDEIIVSLRANSLIGCSIPDLKVYVLDNYLQPVPPGVVGEMYVAGAGLARGYLGRAGLTAERFIADPFGKPGTRMYRTGDLARWGQDGTLDYIGRADHQIKIRGFRIELGEIEALIMKHPKVEQVAVIVREDQPGDKRLVAYIVASNNEMIDTNEMRQYAGGSLPDYMVPYAFVIVNELPLTPNGKLDRKALPAPEFIASSSSRGPRTPQEEMLCDLFTEVLSVPQIGIDDGFFDLGGHSLLAVQLMSRIKEALGVELNIGTLFAAPTVAGLAERLAVGNGQSALDVLLPLRASGDQLPLFCVHPAGGLSWCYAGLMKSLGTDYPIYGVQARGIAKNEELPKSLEEMAADYLKHVREVQPHGPYRLLGWSLGGNVVHAMAAQLQNEGEEVELLVMLDSYPGHFLPNTEAPTEEEALIALLALGGYDPDNMDGKPLTMESAVEILRKDGSALASLEEETILNLKETYVNSVGLLGKYVPKVYNGDILFFRSTVIPDWFDPISPNTWLNYLDGKIVQHDIDCRHKDLCQPGPLTEIGQVLAKYLQNKKGVSTV